Proteins encoded together in one Balearica regulorum gibbericeps isolate bBalReg1 chromosome 3, bBalReg1.pri, whole genome shotgun sequence window:
- the LOC104630998 gene encoding serine/threonine-protein kinase PDIK1L — translation MATEAKYSIIREVGRGSYGVVYEAIVNQTRSKVAVKRMHCNVPENVELALQEFWALQSIQRQHENVIQLEECILQNGQVFQPISHRYRKSDSHLLLIETCLKGRRCMDPKSACFLWFVMEFCDGGNMNEYLLSRSPDAQLNNSFMRQLSSAVAFLHRNQIVHRDLKSDNILISHRRGNPIVKVADFGLSKVCQGKGNVNQHRFSSACGSNFYMAPEVWEGHYTAKADVFALGIIFWAMVERITFRDGDTEKELLGTYICQGKDLIPLGEALLENPNMKLQIPLKNKKSMPDDLCKLLRDMLAFNPKERLDAFQLEVRIRQISYGKKRQRSVS, via the exons ATGGCTACGGAAGCCAAGTATAGCATCATTCGAGAAGTGGGCCGAGGGAGTTATGGGGTGGTTTATGAGGCCATCGTTAATCAAACTAGAAGCAAAGTAGCTGTTAAAAGGATGCATTGTAACGTGCCTGAAAACGTAGAACTGGCTCTGCAAGAGTTCTGGGCCCTGCAGAGCATCCAGAGGCAACATGAAAATGTGATCCAGTTGGAGGAGTGTATCCTGCAGAATGGCCAAGTCTTTCAGCCAATTAGTCATCGGTACAGGAAATCAGATAGCCATTTGCTGCTAATTGAGACCTGCCTGAAAGGGCGGAGGTGCATGGATCCCAAATCCGCCTGCTTTCTGTGGTTTGTGATGGAGTTTTGTGACGGTGGAAACATGAACGAATACCTGCTGTCTCGCAGCCCGGATGCTCAGCTGAATAACAGCTTCATGCGGCAGCTCAGCAGCGCCGTGGCTTTCCTGCACAGAAACCAGATAGTGCACAGAGACCTGAAATCCgacaatattttgatttctcatAGACGTGGAAATCCCATAGTAAAG GTGGCGGATTTTGGCCTCAGCAAGGTATGTCAGGGGAAAGGGAATGTGAACCAGCATCGCTTCTCTTCTGCGTGCGGGTCAAACTTCTACATGGCTCCAGAAGTATGGGAAGGTCACTACACTGCGAAGGCTGATGTATTTGCCCTTGGGATCATTTTCTGGGCTATGGTCGAGAGGATCACCTTCCGAGATGGGGATACTGAGAAGGAATTGCTCG GAACGTACATCTGCCAAGGCAAGGACCTCATTCCCCTCGGAGAAGCGTTGCTGGAGAATCCCAACATGAAATTGCAAATTCCCCTGAAGAACAAGAAGTCCATGCCGGATGATCTCTGCAAGCTCCTGCGTGATATGCTGGCTTTTAACCCAAAGGAAAGATTGGATGCCTTCCAACTGGAAGTCCGAATCAGGCAAATCTCCTATGGTAAAAAGCGTCAACGCTCTGTCTCGTAG